The Blastocatellia bacterium DNA window AGGTTATGCCTTTCAACAACAGTTAAGCAATAAAACACAACTTTTAGGGCTAGATGCCAATGTTGCTGGCCTTTTATGTTATCTACCTTTTATGGCTATAAATCTAATTTCTTCTATTGCCTTTGTTGTGACAGAACCTAAATCTAATTATTTTGTTCGTTTCCATGCTACACAATCTTTACTTCTTACTGTTGGAGGAACAATACTTGGCATTGTAGTAGGAATAGGGTCAGTTTTGCTTATACCAATTATGGCAATGATGGGTAGAGCAGGAGGAGCAATTGCAGGGCTTGGATTTTTCTTAATATTTGGGTTTATTGGTATTTTTAGTTTAACAGTATTAATTTTGCACATTATGGGAATGTATAAAGCTTACAATAATGAAACTTGGGAAATGCCAATAGTAGGCAAATATGCTCGTCAGTTTTGCCAAAAAGGTTAGTTAAAACTTGGTTTTATCTTAAAATAACCTGCTAAGAAAACATCTTTTTCTTACTTGCAGGTTATTTTATTTTAAGGAGTTTACATTTGAGCCGTCCAACTTTTGAAGATTTAGTAGCAGTAATTCATAAATTACGCAGTCCTGGCGGATGTCCCTGGGATCGTGAGCAAACACATAACAGCTTAAAACCAATGTTAATAGAAGAAGCCTATGAAGTAATTGAAGCTATTGAGGAAGAAAATGATCAGCAGTTAAGCTCTGAACTTGGCGATTTACTGCTGCAAATAGTATTTCATGCTGATATTGCTAATGAGACTAATAGATTTAACCTAAGTGATATAATTGAACAAGTTCATAATAAAATGATTCGTCGGCATCCTCATGTTTTTGGAGATGAAAAGGCAAGCGATTCAGCAGAGGTTTTACGTAATTGGGAAGCTATAAAAGCAGCAGAAAAACAAGCCGCAGGTGAACAAAAAACTTCTATGCTAGATAGTGTGTCAAATGCTATGCCAGGGCTACTAGAAGCTTTTCAGCTAACAACACGTGCTGCACGTGTTCGCTTTGATTGGCCTAATGTAAAGAGTTGTTTTGATAAGCTTTCTGAAGAAGTTATGGAACTACAAGTAGAAATAGATAAGCAAAATAGCAATGCAAATAATGAGAAAGCAATTGCTGAAGAAATAGGAGATTTGCTTTTTATGGTGGTCAATATAGCACGTTTACTTAATGTTGATCCGGAAAGTGCCTTAAAAGGAGCTAATAGAAAGTTTCGCCGCCGTTTTGGATATATTGAGAAATCACTAGAAAGTAAAGGTAAAACACCTAGTGATAGTAATTTAGAGGAAATGGAAGAGTTTTGGCAAGAAGCTAAAAAGTTAGAAAAAGAAGTAGTTAAAAAATAAGGAGGTAAACTTATGAGATATGAAATGTTATATCCAGGTTCTTCATCATTACTAAAAGTTTATTTAGATTATGGAGAATCTATAAAAGCTGAATCAGGCGCGATGGTTGCAATGAGTCCTACAATAGATGTTAGTGGACAAGCTGAAGGAGGAATACTAAAAGGTTTAGGGAGAATGCTTGCAGGTGAAAAGTTTTTCTTTCAAACCTTAACAGCTAATCGCGGGCCAGGGGAAGTTTTACTTGCTCCTGCAACACCTGGAGAAATTTGTCCAATAGAGCTAAATGGCACATATTCTTATACTTTACAAAAGGATGGCTTTTTTGTTGGAACAAGTGGAATAGAAATTTCTACTCAAATGCAAAACTTAACTAAAGGGCTATTTTCTGGAGAAGGGTTTTTTGTAGTAAGAGCTAGTGGTAGAGGACTACTTTTTGTTAGTTCTTTTGGTGCTATTCACCCAATAGATATCCCAGCAGGTCAGGAGTTTATCATTGATAACTCTCATCTTGTCGCCTGGCCAGAGACTACTCAATATAGAATTGAAAAAGCCTCGTCAGGTTGGTTTTCCTCCTTTAAGTCTGGCGAAATGTTGGTCTGTCGTTTTCAAGGGCCCGGGAGGGTTTTAATTCAAACTCGTAACCCACAAGCTTTTGGTACTTGGATCAGGGGATTTGTCTCTCCTGGAGGTTCTAGTGGTGGGGGGGGTGGGCTGTCTACATTAACTTCTTTAGTTGATTAATAAATAAAGGCTTAGAGATTAAAATTTTTTAATCTCTAAGCTTTTCCTACTAAGCTAAATTACCTTGAAGGGTTAATCTAAGTCTACCACTTAAGTCACCAAAGGCAGCATCATCAATTACCCAATTTTCTAACTTACGTTTACCTACAAAAACAGAACGCTCACGTCCATCTTCATTAGTGAATTTTACGCTACTGCTCTTACCATCATAATTAGCTGTCCAAGTCTGACCATTTAGCTCAACTTGACGAGAAAAACTAGTATTTTCTGGTAAAGGCTTAATATTAGTGCCTTTTGCGCCAGGTGTTGACAGATCACTTAAGAATTGCTTAAAGAAATTTTGAGTAACTGAACGAGTTTGTAAGTCTATTTGTCCATCTACGGTTGGATCATACTTAAAGTCTAAAGCATCATCAGCAAATTTAGGATTTTGTAAATCCCAAATAGGCACACTTAAAATAAAATTATTTGCAGGTGGGTTAGTGCGTTCTTGATAATCTTTACCTAAACCACCGCTTTGAGCTACAAACAGACCACCATAAAGAGTATTAAGTAAAGTATTGGAAGCAAATAAATTACCTTTTGGTGCTGGAATGGTTGGTAAATTATTTCCAATATATTTTGGATGGTTAACATTTGGCTCTTGCAAGTTAAGTGCTACGGTTGGAAGTCCATCTTTGTTATAGCCTAAAGGCAAGTTATTTAATGTTCCGCCATCGGTTAATTGAATGGTTCTGCCTGTTGTTGGGTCAACCATTTCTACAGGGTCAAAAACTCCAGGAATTGCCATAGATGCCCGCATTGCTAGCGCAACTGGAGTGTTTGGAGTTGTTTCTGGGCCAAAAACAAAGGTGCGATTTTCCCATTTAGACATATCTTGTCCTGCTGGAGGATTACTATCAGAGTATTTTGCTGCAACAATATGTAGAGGGATTTTTAAGTCAGCAAACGTTACTGGACGATCTGTTATACCGGTTAACTTACGTAAGGTTTCATCAAAAAACTTATAAGCTTCTTCGCCTTTGAATATTCCACCACGTCCACCAATTCCAAGGTCTAAAAATTGGGAAATTCTTTCATCTCTAACAATTTCTTCTACTTGTTTAGGATCAGCACCTGCGGCTAAAACACCTGCTGCAATTGCTCCAACGGATGTTCCACTAACGCTAGAAGGGATAACACCATTGTTGTACATTTCTGCAATTGCTGGGATAAAACGTTTACCT harbors:
- a CDS encoding TIGR00266 family protein, coding for MRYEMLYPGSSSLLKVYLDYGESIKAESGAMVAMSPTIDVSGQAEGGILKGLGRMLAGEKFFFQTLTANRGPGEVLLAPATPGEICPIELNGTYSYTLQKDGFFVGTSGIEISTQMQNLTKGLFSGEGFFVVRASGRGLLFVSSFGAIHPIDIPAGQEFIIDNSHLVAWPETTQYRIEKASSGWFSSFKSGEMLVCRFQGPGRVLIQTRNPQAFGTWIRGFVSPGGSSGGGGGLSTLTSLVD
- the mazG gene encoding nucleoside triphosphate pyrophosphohydrolase codes for the protein MSRPTFEDLVAVIHKLRSPGGCPWDREQTHNSLKPMLIEEAYEVIEAIEEENDQQLSSELGDLLLQIVFHADIANETNRFNLSDIIEQVHNKMIRRHPHVFGDEKASDSAEVLRNWEAIKAAEKQAAGEQKTSMLDSVSNAMPGLLEAFQLTTRAARVRFDWPNVKSCFDKLSEEVMELQVEIDKQNSNANNEKAIAEEIGDLLFMVVNIARLLNVDPESALKGANRKFRRRFGYIEKSLESKGKTPSDSNLEEMEEFWQEAKKLEKEVVKK
- a CDS encoding DUF4870 domain-containing protein, producing the protein MSDNPYQPYQQPQQPNQQPNQQQPYQGNYQPGQYQSPYQQDYQQQQQYQGGYQPGQYQPGYAFQQQLSNKTQLLGLDANVAGLLCYLPFMAINLISSIAFVVTEPKSNYFVRFHATQSLLLTVGGTILGIVVGIGSVLLIPIMAMMGRAGGAIAGLGFFLIFGFIGIFSLTVLILHIMGMYKAYNNETWEMPIVGKYARQFCQKG